The Bacillus sp. B-jedd sequence CATAAGTGTAACCTTTAGCGAAGGCAGATACCATGTTATTTTGGAAGTTTGCTTATTTTGTAAAATGCGTGCCGGCTTTTCCTTCCATCGCAAGGTCTGCCTGGTCAAGCGAGCAAATGATCGCCCGGCCGCCCTGTTCTGCGAATCTAATGGCTGCTTCCACTTTTGGTCCCATGCTTCCTGCGGAGAATTGTCCTTCTTCCACATATTTATATGCTTCTTCAAGAGTGACATGAGTCAATGCTTTCTGATCCGGCTTGCCATAGTTCACATACACATTTTGCACATCTGTCAGAACCATGAATACATCGGACTTTACCTCTTCAGCAAGCCTGAAGCCGCTCCGGTCCTTATCAATTACAGCTTCAATGCCAGTAAGTGTGCCATCTTCATTTTGGACAACAGGAATACCACCGCCGCCTGCTGCAATAACAATTACACGCTCATCAGTAAGCTTTTTAATGAGATCCGATCCAAGAATCGATTGTGGCATAGGGGAAGCAACCACACGCCTCCAGCCGCGGCCGGCGTCCTCTGCGACGACCCAATTCTTTTCTTCTGCCAATTTTTTAGCTTCTTCTTCGCTAAAGAATACACCAATCGGCTTTGTAGGATCTTCAAATGCTGGATCTTCTTTTGAAACAACTGTTTGCGTCAGCATGCTGACAACTTGATTGTCGAGACCAAGCTTCTTCAATTCATTTTTCAGCGTCTGGTCCATCATGTAGCCAATGAAGCCTTGTGATTCAGCGCTGCAAACATCAAGAGGGAATGGAGGGACAACGTCTTTTGCTTCTTCATTCTGGCGAAGGATGTTTCCAACCTGCGGACCATTTCCATGTGTGACAATGACTGTATGGCCGTTTTTAACAATACGGGCAATGATTTCACTGCTCTTGCGTACATTTTCAAGCTGGTTTTCAAAAGTGGCTTCCTGTTTAGGCTGTAGAATGGCGTTTCCGCCCAATGCGATGACTACCTTTTGAGACATATTATATTTTCCTCCGTTTGTTGGTTGATAATAAAGGAAAAGAGGAATATTTTTGTGATATTCCTCTGGATCCAGTTGTATTTATGGCTTTATTGCTTAAGCTTGAGGCTCGATTAGGCCTAACTTCACAGCGTAAGCATCGAGAGCTTTTTCAAAGCATTCCTTTGGAGCGCGGACAGTACCTGCTCCTACTTGGCCAACGCCGGCTTTCTTATGGGCAATACCAGTGTTGATGACTGGCTCAATGCCAGTTTCGACTACCTTTCTTGCATCGATTCCAAGGCATGCACCCTGGAAATCCCAAGTTGGAATTGTAAAGTTGCTGTTTTGGTCAATACAGATTTCCATCATTTCGTTGCTTGTTGCCAAAGCATCCTTAAAGCCGCCGGCACCAACAAAGCGCGTAACGCCAGGAGCCGCGATCATGGCCATGCCGCCTACACCGAAAGCTTCAGTAATCGCGCTGTCGCCAATATCAGGGTTGGCATCTTCTTGGGAATATCCAGTAAAGAATAGTCCTTGCGGAGTATTAACTGGGGCAGTGAACCACTGATCACCCATGCCGCTGATGCGGATTCCGAAATCCTTCCCATTACGGGTCATTGCAGTTACAACTGTGCCGTGCTCGATTTTTCTTGCTCCATCAAGAACCGCCTTGCTTGTCGCCATGGCAATGTTCAGGAAGAACTGGTCAGTATCGGCAAGGAACTTGATTACATCTTTCTTTTCGTTCTCATCGATATCAAGCTGTACGATGTATGGGCTGATTTCCTTCAGGAAGATCAGGGATGCCGCGATGTTGCGCTGGTGGAATTCGTCACCCATTGTAATAGCTTTAGCAATCATTACATTGATGTTAAGGCCATCGTCTGTCAGCTTCAATGCTTTTGCAATTGTTGGGGCAAGTACGTCCCTCATCCATTTCAGACGGTTAATGACCTCATCGGAATAAGCGCCGAAACGAAGAACTGCTCCAATTCCTTCGTTCATTGTGCAGTATGCTTCATTGCCTTCTGAACGGTTTTCAACAACGAGAACCGGCATGTTTGCAGACGTGATGCCGCCCATTGGACCAACCGCGTTCACATGATGGCAAGGGATAAATTTAACTTCGCCATTTTCAAGAGCGCGCCTTGCTTCTTCTTCTGTTTCAGCCCAGCCCTCGAAAAGGTATGCGCCGACACAGGAGCCCTGCATTGGACCGGTCATATCTTCGAACTTGATTGGCGGACCTGCATGGAGCAAGACTTTGCCTTCGGTCAGTTCCTTGATTTTTTCTTTTGCCGGAACGACATCGACAAGAAATGGTGCTGATCCCGAAATCTTATCAATTACCGCCCTGTTTGCTTCATCAATTGTTTTGAATTGCATTAGTAATCCTCCCCGACTATTTTATGGTACGCTGCTAAACTTACCCGTAGATATCCGCACAAGAAACCCTGTGCGGATACCACTTCAGGCAAAATAACTTTATCTTTTACTAGCCTCTGTAGTTATTCAACAGGTTCAATACTTTTCTCATTCTTTCATTTCCACCTGCGATTGGCCTCCAGTCAAACTGGACAACGCGGCCTCCGAAATCTGTGATGGAATCTGTAAAGCTCTTCAGGCCAACGTTAATGACGCTAGGCTTGTTGTTTACAAGTGCTTCCATTTCTTTTGAAACTTCGAAGTTGTATTCCTTATTCGACATTGGAGCATCGACATGGCCTTTTTCCACGTCATTGACTTTCAGGCCGATAATTGAAAGCGCAGTGCGTACTGCCTGGTTGTTGCTGTCTTTAATGATGATTCCAGCTTCAGCAAGTTTTTTCTTTTGGCCTTGATAATCCTGTGGGTCATTTTCCGTTCCACATACGGAGGCAATCACATAAATCTTACGGCCCTGCTCTTCTGCATGGGCAACAGCCTTTTTAATGGATGGCAGAAGCGCGCTCGCCATATCATCGTGTGAACCGTAACCAAGTACGAAATCAAGAAGAATAACAGCTGTATGGTCATCATTTGCAGCTTCTTCAATGAATTTCGCTCTTGTTTCAGGATCGATCATTGGGTGTGGCTTTCCTTGTGTATATTTATCATCACCCAGGTCAACAACTACCTGGTGGTCAGTTTTAAGGACATAGCCATCTTCATTTTTAATGTTCGTGTCAAGTCCAAGAGCGTCAGAAATTAATACTGCAGCCTCGGATGCGAGTGTACCGCCAGAGAATAGTCCCTTAATTGCTTTTTGCTCAGGTTTCAGGTCAACATTCTCTACTTCATAAAAGCCGGCATTATAATCAGGCTTGATTTCATTTCCTTTTGCAAGGTCAACAGCAATGCGCGCTGTTTCTTCAAGAGTATAAGCCTGATATACATTTCCTTCATATTGAGTTGGCTTTTCGCCAAGGAAAATAGCGACAACCGGCTTGGAAACTGCATGGAGAAGTTCGACAACCTCGTTGCGGACTTCTTTTGCAGGCGGCTTGGAGATTACACAGATGACTTCTGTCTGCCTGTGGCTTTCCAAAGCACGGATTCCATCCATCATTGTGATTGCGCCTACTGGTTCTTTCAGGTCACGTCCACCTGTGCCGATCGCATGGCTTACACCTTCGCCAAGGCGGTCGATGATTGCAGTTACTTCCTGGATTCCTGTTCCGGAAGCTCCGACAATCCCGATTTTCCCTTTATTGACTACGTTCGCGAAAGCGATTGGGATACCATCAAGGATTCCAGTTCCACAGTCAGGGCCCATTACTAGAAGGCCTTTTTCGTGCGCCTTTTTCTTAAGACGGACTTCGTCTTCAATGGATACGTTGTCACTGAAAATGAACGGGTGGAGACCAAGGTCTAGTGCCTTCTCAGCTTCTTCAGCTGCATATGTCCCTGGTACGGAAATCAATGCAACAGTTGCGTCTGGCATAGATTTTACTGCTTTATCCCAAGTTCTTACCGTTTCAAATTCTTCACCAGAGCTTTTTGTTGCCTGGTTTTGCAGGTATTCATCAACTTTTACGAGAACCTCATCAATCAGCTTTTCGTTGTCTGTGTCAATGACAATCGCCATGTCATTTGGCTGTGCCGCTTCAAGTTCTTCAGTATATAGTCCGGCTGCTTTATAAATATCTTTGTTGGCAGGTGTGCCCATCATGATTTGAGCTTTGTTCACACCTTCGGTTGCGGAGATCGCATTGGTCAACAGCATCAGGTTGATTGAGTCTTGATAGGAATTCTTTTTAATAATCGTAAAAATCACTTTACTATCACCCCGGTTTTAGATTTTTTTGCTGAAATGTCCTAAATGGGCGGATTTGGCAATAAAAATAGTCTGCCAAGCCTGCCCCAGGTTCCAATAGCAGTATAATCCTTCCAGTATTACAATCGAATAAAATTGGAAAGGGTTACATTACAAAATAATTAAAGTTTCCCTTTTTTCTATAAATTTTGTGTGAAGATGCTGCTATTTAATAATCCAACCCTAAGATATAGCCGATTAAACTACCATTTTTTGTTGTCGCCGAGAGCAAAAGAGGCGGGAACCCGGCTGATACCGATTTCCCGCCTCTAACGTATTATTTTTTCGAACTGTTATTGTCATCCATTTTAAGGACCGCCATGAAAGCTTCCTGAGGGACTTCGACGGATCCTACTTGTTTCATCCGCTTTTTTCCTTCTTTTTGCTTTTCAAGCAGCTTGCGTTTCCTCGAAATATCCCCGCCATAACATTTGGCAAGGACGTTTTTCCGGATTGCTTTAATTGTTGAACGAGCAACAATCTTCTGTCCCACTGCAGCTTGAATTGGCACTTCAAATTGCTGCCTTGGAATGAGGTCTTTCAGCTTTTCTACGATTGTCTTACCCCGGTCATAGGCAAAATCTTTATGGACAATAAAGCTAAGTGCATCCACTTTTTCAGCATTCAGGAGGATATCCATTTTGACAAGCTTTGATGGCTTGTAGCCAATCAATTCATAGTCGAATGATGCGTATCCTCTCGTATTCGATTTCAATTGGTCAAAGAAATCATATACGATTTCAGCGAGCGGAACTTCATAAACAATGCTGACACGCTTTTCGTCAAGATATTGCATATCAATGAAAATACCGCGCTTGTTCTGGCACAGTTCCATGATCGCGCCGACATATTCATTCGGTGCCATCATCGTTGCTTTTACATACGGTTCTTCGACATGGTCAATCTTTTGCTGGTCCGGCATGTCGGAAGGGTTGTCCACCTTCAGGTCGGTTCCGTCCGTCATGAGCACATGGTAAATAACGCTTGGGGCTGTAGTAATCAAATCAATTTTAAATTCCCGTTCAATCCGTTCCTGAATGATTTCCATATGCAAAAGACCCAAAAATCCAGCTCGGAAGCCAAATCCGAGCGCCTGTGAAGTCTCTGGTTCATATTGAAGGGCAGCATCGTTCAGCTGAAGCTTTTCAAGTGCTTCCCTCAAATCATTGAACTTGGCGGAATCAATCGGATAAAGCCCGCAATATACCATTGGGTTCAATTTCCGGTATCCTGGCAAAGGCTCGCTTACTCCGCCTTTGGCATTTGTTATGGTATCACCAACGCGGGTATCGCCAACATTCTTTATTGATGCCGTCAAGAAACCAACATCTCCAACGGTCAACTCCTCGCGGGGAACTGCTTTAGGTGCGAAAACGCCAACCTCGTTAACTTCGAATTCCTTGCCGGTTGCCATCATTTTGATTTTATCGCCGACTTTGACAGTTCCTTCCACAACCCTGATATAAGCAACGACGCCGCGGTAGGCATCATAAATCGAGTCGAATATAAGAGCCTTCAAAGGACCCTCGGGATCCCCGGTAGGGGCTGGAACTTGCTTGACAACCTGCTCAAGAATGTCCTCAATTCCGATTCCCGCCTTCGCAGAAGCAAGAACTGCTTCGGAAGCATCGAGGCCGATCACATCCTCAATTTCATTGCGGACTCGTTCGGGATCAGCGCTCGGCAGATCGATTTTATTGATGACCGGTAAAATTTCAAGATCATTATCAAGGGCAAGATAAACGTTCGCGAGCGTCTGGGCTTCAATGCCCTGCGCCGCGTCCACTACCAAAATCGCACCCTCACAAGCAGCAAGGCTTCGTGAAACTTCATAGGTGAAGTCTACGTGTCCTGGTGTATCTATGAGGTGAAAAGTGTACTCCTCGCCATCTCTTGCCTTGTATTTCAGCTGAACAGCATTAAGCTTGATCGTTATACCGCGTTCACGCTCCAGGTCCATGGAATCAAGCAGCTGGTCTTTCATCTCCCTGGAAGTCAATGCATTCGTCTTTTCAAGAATCCGATCGGCAAGTGTCGACTTGCCGTGGTCTATGTGGGCAATGATCGAAAAGTTCCTGATTTTCGATTGCCTCTCTAATCTTTCTTCTTTATTCAATAGGGTTCACTCCTGTTATACGCACATGTAGACTATTTT is a genomic window containing:
- the lepA gene encoding translation elongation factor 4, with protein sequence MNKEERLERQSKIRNFSIIAHIDHGKSTLADRILEKTNALTSREMKDQLLDSMDLERERGITIKLNAVQLKYKARDGEEYTFHLIDTPGHVDFTYEVSRSLAACEGAILVVDAAQGIEAQTLANVYLALDNDLEILPVINKIDLPSADPERVRNEIEDVIGLDASEAVLASAKAGIGIEDILEQVVKQVPAPTGDPEGPLKALIFDSIYDAYRGVVAYIRVVEGTVKVGDKIKMMATGKEFEVNEVGVFAPKAVPREELTVGDVGFLTASIKNVGDTRVGDTITNAKGGVSEPLPGYRKLNPMVYCGLYPIDSAKFNDLREALEKLQLNDAALQYEPETSQALGFGFRAGFLGLLHMEIIQERIEREFKIDLITTAPSVIYHVLMTDGTDLKVDNPSDMPDQQKIDHVEEPYVKATMMAPNEYVGAIMELCQNKRGIFIDMQYLDEKRVSIVYEVPLAEIVYDFFDQLKSNTRGYASFDYELIGYKPSKLVKMDILLNAEKVDALSFIVHKDFAYDRGKTIVEKLKDLIPRQQFEVPIQAAVGQKIVARSTIKAIRKNVLAKCYGGDISRKRKLLEKQKEGKKRMKQVGSVEVPQEAFMAVLKMDDNNSSKK
- the fdrA gene encoding acyl-CoA synthetase FdrA, translated to MIFTIIKKNSYQDSINLMLLTNAISATEGVNKAQIMMGTPANKDIYKAAGLYTEELEAAQPNDMAIVIDTDNEKLIDEVLVKVDEYLQNQATKSSGEEFETVRTWDKAVKSMPDATVALISVPGTYAAEEAEKALDLGLHPFIFSDNVSIEDEVRLKKKAHEKGLLVMGPDCGTGILDGIPIAFANVVNKGKIGIVGASGTGIQEVTAIIDRLGEGVSHAIGTGGRDLKEPVGAITMMDGIRALESHRQTEVICVISKPPAKEVRNEVVELLHAVSKPVVAIFLGEKPTQYEGNVYQAYTLEETARIAVDLAKGNEIKPDYNAGFYEVENVDLKPEQKAIKGLFSGGTLASEAAVLISDALGLDTNIKNEDGYVLKTDHQVVVDLGDDKYTQGKPHPMIDPETRAKFIEEAANDDHTAVILLDFVLGYGSHDDMASALLPSIKKAVAHAEEQGRKIYVIASVCGTENDPQDYQGQKKKLAEAGIIIKDSNNQAVRTALSIIGLKVNDVEKGHVDAPMSNKEYNFEVSKEMEALVNNKPSVINVGLKSFTDSITDFGGRVVQFDWRPIAGGNERMRKVLNLLNNYRG
- a CDS encoding DUF1116 domain-containing protein, giving the protein MQFKTIDEANRAVIDKISGSAPFLVDVVPAKEKIKELTEGKVLLHAGPPIKFEDMTGPMQGSCVGAYLFEGWAETEEEARRALENGEVKFIPCHHVNAVGPMGGITSANMPVLVVENRSEGNEAYCTMNEGIGAVLRFGAYSDEVINRLKWMRDVLAPTIAKALKLTDDGLNINVMIAKAITMGDEFHQRNIAASLIFLKEISPYIVQLDIDENEKKDVIKFLADTDQFFLNIAMATSKAVLDGARKIEHGTVVTAMTRNGKDFGIRISGMGDQWFTAPVNTPQGLFFTGYSQEDANPDIGDSAITEAFGVGGMAMIAAPGVTRFVGAGGFKDALATSNEMMEICIDQNSNFTIPTWDFQGACLGIDARKVVETGIEPVINTGIAHKKAGVGQVGAGTVRAPKECFEKALDAYAVKLGLIEPQA
- the arcC gene encoding carbamate kinase; the encoded protein is MSQKVVIALGGNAILQPKQEATFENQLENVRKSSEIIARIVKNGHTVIVTHGNGPQVGNILRQNEEAKDVVPPFPLDVCSAESQGFIGYMMDQTLKNELKKLGLDNQVVSMLTQTVVSKEDPAFEDPTKPIGVFFSEEEAKKLAEEKNWVVAEDAGRGWRRVVASPMPQSILGSDLIKKLTDERVIVIAAGGGGIPVVQNEDGTLTGIEAVIDKDRSGFRLAEEVKSDVFMVLTDVQNVYVNYGKPDQKALTHVTLEEAYKYVEEGQFSAGSMGPKVEAAIRFAEQGGRAIICSLDQADLAMEGKAGTHFTK